The following are from one region of the Fimbriimonadaceae bacterium genome:
- a CDS encoding DinB family protein gives MDLTRAAVGPLKSALKIFRQDLEAIPESAFAQSFGGKSRTVADIVYEVNMVNDDVARCLRGEPMVDWPEGWLTAPDGLRDKASALASFDASSAAVMATVSPFTEADLETKVTTEYGETTKFERCRFMTLHLWYHSGQLNFIQTLLGDDAKHWA, from the coding sequence ATGGACCTCACCCGTGCCGCCGTCGGCCCGCTCAAATCGGCCCTCAAGATCTTCCGTCAGGACCTTGAAGCCATTCCCGAATCGGCGTTCGCCCAGTCGTTCGGAGGCAAGAGCCGGACGGTGGCCGACATCGTCTACGAGGTCAATATGGTCAACGACGATGTCGCGAGGTGCCTTCGCGGCGAGCCGATGGTGGACTGGCCCGAGGGCTGGCTGACCGCCCCCGACGGACTACGGGACAAGGCGTCTGCCCTCGCGTCGTTCGACGCCTCGTCAGCAGCGGTGATGGCCACGGTAAGCCCATTCACCGAGGCCGACTTGGAGACCAAGGTGACCACCGAGTACGGTGAGACCACCAAGTTCGAACGGTGTCGGTTCATGACCCTGCACCTTTGGTATCACAGCGGCCAATTGAACTTCATCCAGACCCTGCTTGGCGACGACGCCAAGCACTGGGCCTGA
- a CDS encoding lytic transglycosylase domain-containing protein, which yields MDPMAFGLGRVPSTARAALLDMVREAAAKYGVDTALFQGLVQQESDFNSRLVSSAGAMGLAQLMPATARALGVDDPFDPRQNLEGGAKYLSQMLKQFGDVKLALAAYNAGPGAVARAKGIPEIPETQDYVRKVLGYAERIRAGGGL from the coding sequence ATGGACCCGATGGCGTTTGGACTGGGAAGGGTGCCGAGCACGGCCCGGGCCGCGTTGTTGGACATGGTCCGCGAGGCGGCGGCCAAGTACGGGGTGGACACCGCCCTGTTCCAGGGTCTCGTCCAGCAAGAAAGCGACTTCAACTCCCGTCTCGTCAGCTCGGCCGGGGCGATGGGCTTGGCCCAGTTGATGCCGGCCACGGCCCGGGCCCTGGGTGTCGACGATCCGTTCGACCCGCGCCAAAACCTCGAAGGCGGGGCCAAGTACCTCAGCCAGATGCTCAAGCAGTTTGGTGACGTGAAGCTGGCCCTCGCCGCCTACAACGCGGGGCCTGGCGCGGTGGCCAGGGCCAAGGGCATCCCGGAGATCCCCGAGACCCAAGACTACGTGCGCAAGGTGCTTGGCTACGCTGAGCGCATCCGGGCTGGCGGAGGGCTCTAA
- the fliJ gene encoding flagellar export protein FliJ, whose translation MPRFRFRLQKLLDYRRLQEKWAKDAWADAQRRRIDVERDIEAVQVERAGMLESKPLTLADHQALERYLDRLDDQERAHEALVAILLDEEEEARRAWLAARQEAHALETLREQAAADWKKFEEREEQKELDEWVSMRRVA comes from the coding sequence ATGCCTAGATTCCGATTTCGGCTTCAGAAGCTACTGGACTACCGTCGCCTGCAGGAGAAGTGGGCCAAAGACGCATGGGCCGACGCCCAGCGCCGACGGATCGACGTCGAGCGCGACATCGAGGCGGTGCAGGTTGAACGCGCCGGCATGCTCGAGTCCAAACCCTTGACCCTCGCTGACCACCAGGCCTTGGAGCGGTACCTTGACCGCCTCGACGACCAAGAGCGGGCCCACGAGGCGCTGGTCGCGATCCTCTTGGACGAGGAGGAAGAGGCGAGGCGGGCCTGGTTGGCCGCCCGTCAGGAAGCCCACGCCCTAGAGACCCTGCGTGAGCAAGCTGCCGCCGACTGGAAGAAGTTCGAAGAGAGGGAGGAGCAAAAGGAACTCGACGAGTGGGTGTCGATGAGGAGGGTGGCATGA